Proteins from one Apis cerana isolate GH-2021 linkage group LG11, AcerK_1.0, whole genome shotgun sequence genomic window:
- the LOC107995181 gene encoding uncharacterized protein LOC107995181, with amino-acid sequence MKEMLTNQTGSGYNNSFVNNNNNNNGDSNNTTDNTRRYAVLSTDWISSIGEELGMYPLPDSLLKRLAEDASYRLREVLYKCVTRLKHSKRKRLTSMDVNAVITNLCDVDPILGAPESMPEYHTEAKVFVPNERIVNLVQKINDPFSISQNNVPFIQESEICDMRLTETRNNYAKRALKTLFNGSQKTFQVLINDCSTNAHLSGEGVIDKLMSIARFIIISNNVQYTRVSTRTCQLIIAIASNGEAIYPYHLTSVNKLTELLLELLLGQNFINPNLEALLKTCILKLMLRWPSTADKYIPILENVLLKEDKENIDGSKKKIIAMELLASIQPLILFQQELQSPLSVHSVLKYALPSSILWQKIALTICALLKSQAHTVDIEVFMEHYGDSLLPYLPFQYKSTINENKKPAPLPITIKSKIKYVNVRPVISNRLLWDRQTAFPDSTLRGPRREIRFAFAGGRPVPPSNLRRVSLRANYQILRSELQATLALVASRRLLVLKDKKKRPFNTYNLLYGYL; translated from the exons atGAAAGAAATGTTAACAAATCAAACTGGTTcaggatataataattctttcgttaataataataataataataatggagaTTCCAATAATACAACTGATAATACAAGGAGATATGCTGTTCTCAGTACAGATTGGATATCTTCAATTGGAGAAGAACTTGGAATGTATCCCTTGCcagattctttattaaaaagactTGCAGAAGATGCCTCATATCGACTCAGAGAAGttctatat aaatgcgTAACAAGATTGAAACATAGCAAAAGAAAACGTTTAACATCTATGGATGTAAATGCTGTAATTACTAATTTATGTGATGTAGATCCAATATTAGGTGCACCAGAATCTATGCCAGAATATCATACAGAAGCAAAAGTTTTTGTTCCTAATGAACGTATTGTTAATTtagtacaaaaaataaatgatccaTTTAGTATATCACAAAACAATGTACCTTTTATTCAAg aatctGAAATATGTGATATGAGACTTACAGAAACACgaaataattatgcaaaacgtgcattaaaaacattattcaatGGATCTCAAAAAACATTTCAG gttttaattaatgattgttCTACTAATGCTCATTTGAGTGGAGAAGGTGTAATAGACAAATTAATGTCTATTgctagatttataataatttcaaataatgtacaatataCAAGAGTATCCACAAGGACATGTCAACTTATTATTGCAATTGCAAGCAATGGTGAAGCTATTTATCCATATCATTTAACTTCG gtcAACAAATTAACTGAATTGCTATTGGAATTACTTTTAgggcaaaattttataaatccaaATCTTGAAGCACTTTTGAAAAcatgcatattaaaattaatgcttCGATGGCCTTCTACTGctgataa atACATCCCTATACTGGAGAATGTGcttttaaaagaagataaagaaaatatagatggtagtaaaaaaaaaataatagctaTGGAACTGCTGGCTAGCATTCAACctttaatactttttcaaCAAGAGTTACAATCTCCACTTTCAGTGCattctgttttaaaatatGCCTTACCTAGTTCTATTTTATGGCAAAAAATAGCT cttACTATTTGTGCTCTTTTAAAATCACAAGCTCATACTGTAGATATTGAAGTTTTCATGGAACATTATGGAGATTCTTTATTACCATATTTACCATTTCAATATAAGAgtacaataaatgaaaataaaaagccAGCTCCTCTTCCTATTACTATTAAAAGtaagataaaatatgttaatgttAGGCCAGTAATAAGTAATCGGCTGTTATGGGATCGACAAACAGCATTTCCTGATTCTACATTGCGAGGTCCACGTCGAGAAATAAG ATTTGCATTCGCTGGTGGACGACCGGTACCTCCAAGTAATTTAAGACGTGTTAGTTTAAGagcaaattatcaaattttaagaagCGAATTACAAGCAACACTTGCTCTTGTAGCTTCACGAAGACTATTAGtacttaaagataaaaaaaaaaggccttttaatacttataatttattatatggttatttataa
- the LOC107995160 gene encoding probable Bax inhibitor 1, which translates to MAAVLNTFVNSFHKKLEPPVRQHLKNVYGCLSMSTLSAAAGVYIHMFSELLQANFLTTLGTLGLLFALVSTPDNGKNQKLRLSYLLGFAFFSGLGLGPLLQLVMNVNPSIIVTALIGTTIIFVSFSISSLLAERGRWLYLGGTLISLLNIMVLFSFVNLFLRWSLFYQAHLYIGLFLMCGFVIYDTQLIIEKFHIGSKDFILHSLDLFVDFIGIFRYLVIILTQKEMSKDQRKRRD; encoded by the exons ATGGCAGCAGTGTTAAATACGTTTGTGAACTCTTTCCATAAGAAatt GGAACCTCCTGTTAGAcaacatttgaaaaatgtcTATGGATGTCTGTCCATGTCAACATTATCAGCTGCTGCAGGAGTTTACATTCACATGTTCTCAGAGCTTTTACAAGCTAATTTCCTAACAACTCTTGGTACATTGGGTCTTCTCTTTGCCTTAGTCAGCACACCAGACAatggaaaaaatcaaaaattacgtCTTAGCTATCTTCTGGGATTTGCATTCTTCTCTGGACTTGGCCTGGGTCCTTTACTTCAATTAGTTATGAATGTTAATCCAAGTATTATAGTAACTGCTTTGATAG gaacaactattatatttgtatcattcagtatttcttctcttttggCTGAAAGAGGACGTTGGTTGTATCTTGGTGGTACCTTAATTAGCTTGCTAAATATTAtggttttattttcattcgtcaATCTCTTTTTACGTTGGTCCCTATTTTATCAAGCCCATTTATACATTGGTCTATTCTTGATGTGTGGTTTTGTTATTTATGATACACaattaatcattgaaaaattccaTATTGGTAGCAAAGATTTCATCCTACACTCCCTAGATCTATTCGTAGATTTCATCGGTATTTTCCGCTATCTCGTCATAATTCTCACACAaaag GAAATGTCAAAAGATCAACGTAAACGCAGAGATTAA